In Ostrea edulis chromosome 6, xbOstEdul1.1, whole genome shotgun sequence, a single window of DNA contains:
- the LOC125648043 gene encoding uncharacterized protein LOC125648043 produces the protein MTNTVNTITVLLFVSISLYQSCSAIMCHRCVSAMGGCGDDLDWRMFPWRDCGDSEFCVKIIKKVGSEYNIVRDCESSLMRSTRHRLLMPNLRRHGYCLPARKNDAYKPMDTEDEKVMYCFCNDWNGCNSASRLSSKLTVISLLSTIISYSVLKVL, from the exons ATGACAAATACTGTGAATACCATCACTGTCCTCTTATTTGTCTCCATCTCACTATATCAATCAT GCTCTGCCATTATGTGTCACCGTTGCGTCAGTGCTATGGGCGGCTGTGGAGATGACTTGGACTGGAGAATGTTTCCATGGCGAGATTGTGGAGATTCGGAATTCTGtgtcaaaattattaaaaaagtTGGAA GTGAATACAATATTGTAAGAGATTGTGAAAGTAGCCTTATGAGGTCAACACGTCATCGTCTCCTGATGCCTAACTTGCGTCGTCATGGCTACTGTTTGCCAGCCAGAAAGAATGATGCCTACAAACCAATGGACACAGAGGACGAGAAAGTGATGTACTGCTTCTGCAACGATTGGAATGGTTGTAATTCTGCTTCAAGATTGTCTTCCAAATTAACTGTTATTTCCTTACTGTCCACCATCATTTCTTACTCAGTCCTCAAAGTGCTGTGA